From Bacteroidales bacterium, one genomic window encodes:
- a CDS encoding zinc-dependent metalloprotease: MRISKFFTIVCAAAAIGFCVSANGNSAAAQGRKDRRSDKPEMQNGQKPGDQGDKAGMDKDKDKGKKPVAMDKFLTPGTKVMKGFTTVYQQKDDKWCININDSIIGRDIEVVSRIVKSAEGSRMSFGGYAGDQIGESMIRFAKGPGNKIFLQQVLMRERSTGELAQNVKNSNVNAIIASFDIKAQGNGDNVIDVTDFLLNDNNGLYFDRGDKKQLRINNIVKDRSYVESVKTFPINTEFTSLVTYGKEEGAATFVLNVSMVMLPKVPMQPRYVDPRVGYFTVNYTDFDKNPQGVKRVSMISRWRLEPKPEDAEKYAKGELVEPVKPIVIYIDPSTPKEWVPYLIEGVNDWQPAFEAAGFKNAIRAEVAPTKEQDSTWSLEDATHSAIIYKPSDIENASGPHVSDPRSGEIIETHVNWYHNVMKLLRDWYFVQCAPADTMARHMVLPTNLMGELIRFVSSHELGHTLGLRHNFIGSAHYSVAQLKDVNFLKKYGHASSIMDYARFNYVAEPGDNIPQNLLFPCIGPYDKWAIQWGYKRLPNFTPDSEIPYLSNVVKEKIKDPIYQFGTESSVNDPRLQSEDLGANQMETNEVGTRNLKFIMKHLVEWTNTPNEGYDNLLELYDQVLGQYKRYNNHVAKWIGGVYQEEKYSDQPGALYTHVEKAKQKEAMAYLKRNTFSPQMWLTPNDIMEKIVRRPDVVLEQIYNSTLDNLVSRRVLLNCYEDEISNGAKAYTLSDYFADMNSMIFAPAAAGAKEASAQRIMQKAYVKHLVDLYTGANAMTFRMGDRTIATGMAADKDNSDIGSMVYYQLTQLQQKCLAASAAGTVVQKAHYKFLYDKIHKALTEQKIKTEGSSVVNLGF; encoded by the coding sequence ATGAGAATAAGCAAGTTTTTTACAATTGTGTGCGCAGCGGCGGCCATTGGCTTCTGCGTTAGTGCTAACGGCAACAGTGCGGCTGCTCAGGGCCGCAAGGACCGCAGGAGCGACAAGCCGGAGATGCAGAATGGCCAGAAACCTGGTGATCAGGGAGATAAGGCTGGCATGGATAAGGACAAGGATAAAGGAAAGAAGCCTGTCGCGATGGATAAATTCCTTACTCCTGGTACCAAAGTGATGAAGGGTTTTACAACTGTTTATCAACAAAAGGATGATAAGTGGTGCATTAATATTAATGACTCTATTATAGGGCGTGATATTGAGGTTGTTTCCAGAATCGTGAAATCCGCAGAGGGAAGCAGGATGTCTTTTGGCGGATATGCGGGCGACCAGATTGGAGAGAGCATGATTAGGTTTGCCAAAGGTCCGGGCAATAAAATTTTCTTGCAGCAAGTTTTGATGAGAGAACGTTCTACCGGAGAGCTTGCGCAGAATGTAAAGAACTCAAATGTTAATGCAATCATTGCTTCATTTGATATTAAAGCTCAGGGGAACGGAGATAATGTGATTGATGTAACTGACTTTCTATTAAATGATAACAACGGTCTTTATTTTGACAGAGGTGATAAGAAACAATTAAGAATAAATAATATTGTCAAAGATCGTTCTTATGTAGAGAGCGTCAAAACTTTCCCAATCAATACAGAATTTACTTCTCTTGTAACCTACGGTAAAGAGGAAGGAGCAGCCACGTTTGTTCTAAATGTTTCTATGGTAATGCTTCCTAAAGTTCCTATGCAGCCAAGGTATGTTGACCCTAGAGTTGGCTATTTTACAGTTAATTACACAGACTTTGATAAAAATCCGCAGGGTGTAAAAAGAGTGAGCATGATTTCTAGATGGAGATTGGAGCCTAAACCTGAGGATGCTGAAAAATACGCAAAGGGTGAACTTGTAGAACCTGTAAAACCTATCGTGATATATATAGATCCTTCTACTCCAAAAGAGTGGGTTCCGTATCTTATTGAGGGTGTGAATGATTGGCAACCTGCATTTGAAGCGGCAGGATTTAAAAATGCAATTCGCGCAGAGGTTGCGCCAACAAAAGAGCAGGATTCTACCTGGTCTCTGGAGGATGCAACTCACTCCGCTATAATCTACAAACCGTCTGATATTGAGAATGCCAGCGGCCCTCATGTAAGTGACCCGCGTTCTGGTGAAATCATTGAGACTCACGTTAACTGGTATCACAATGTGATGAAGCTTTTGAGAGACTGGTACTTTGTTCAGTGCGCTCCGGCTGATACAATGGCACGCCACATGGTGCTGCCTACCAATCTGATGGGAGAACTTATCAGATTTGTCTCTTCTCACGAGCTTGGACACACTCTTGGATTGCGTCACAATTTTATCGGCAGCGCTCATTATTCTGTAGCGCAGCTTAAGGATGTGAATTTCTTGAAGAAGTATGGACATGCTTCATCTATAATGGATTACGCTCGCTTCAATTATGTTGCTGAGCCTGGTGACAATATTCCGCAGAACCTGTTGTTCCCTTGCATTGGACCTTATGACAAGTGGGCAATTCAGTGGGGCTATAAGAGGTTGCCTAATTTTACTCCCGACAGTGAAATCCCTTACCTGAGCAATGTTGTTAAGGAGAAAATAAAGGATCCTATTTATCAGTTTGGAACAGAGAGCAGCGTAAACGACCCAAGATTGCAGAGTGAGGACCTTGGTGCTAATCAGATGGAAACCAATGAAGTAGGAACGCGCAATCTTAAGTTTATCATGAAGCATTTGGTTGAGTGGACCAACACTCCTAATGAGGGATATGATAATTTGCTGGAACTTTATGATCAGGTATTAGGACAGTATAAGAGATATAACAACCACGTAGCCAAATGGATAGGAGGTGTTTATCAGGAAGAAAAATATTCTGACCAGCCTGGTGCTCTTTATACTCATGTAGAGAAAGCAAAGCAGAAAGAGGCAATGGCTTATTTAAAGAGAAACACTTTCTCTCCTCAGATGTGGCTGACTCCTAATGATATAATGGAGAAAATTGTCCGCCGTCCGGATGTTGTACTGGAGCAAATCTACAATTCAACTTTAGACAATCTTGTCTCACGACGGGTTCTTCTTAACTGCTATGAAGATGAAATTTCCAACGGGGCAAAGGCATATACTTTGAGCGATTATTTTGCCGATATGAATTCTATGATTTTTGCACCTGCTGCTGCCGGAGCAAAAGAGGCATCAGCTCAGAGAATCATGCAAAAGGCTTATGTTAAGCATCTTGTAGATTTGTACACCGGAGCAAATGCAATGACATTTAGGATGGGAGACAGAACAATCGCTACAGGAATGGCTGCTGATAAAGACAATTCAGACATAGGTTCAATGGTATATTATCAGCTGACACAGCTTCAGCAAAAATGTCTTGCAGCATCCGCTGCCGGAACAGTTGTGCAAAAAGCTCACTACAAATTTTTGTATGACAAAATCCACAAAGCATTAACAGAGCAAAAGATAAAAACTGAAGGCTCTTCTGTAGTAAACCTTGGTTTCTAA
- a CDS encoding RNA methyltransferase — MGRKLLNSELGRPSVEEFKQVPRIPVVLVLDNIRSQFNIGAAFRTADAFAAEKLYLCGICATPPSAEIHKSALGAELSMEWEHFDETPDAIQKLKAQGYTIISIEQAEGSIMLDKLNLVKSCEGTFYKYALVFGNEVAGVQQSVVDMSDAVIEIPQCGTKHSINVSVSVGVVLWEFFQRLRK; from the coding sequence ATGGGCAGGAAACTTTTAAATAGTGAATTGGGCAGGCCTAGCGTTGAGGAATTTAAGCAGGTGCCTCGTATTCCCGTAGTACTGGTGCTGGACAACATCCGCTCGCAGTTTAATATTGGAGCAGCTTTCCGTACTGCAGATGCCTTTGCCGCAGAAAAGCTCTATCTGTGCGGCATTTGCGCCACTCCGCCATCCGCAGAAATTCACAAGTCCGCCCTTGGCGCAGAGCTTTCCATGGAGTGGGAGCATTTTGATGAAACGCCGGATGCCATACAAAAGCTTAAGGCTCAAGGATATACCATTATAAGCATAGAGCAGGCTGAAGGCTCAATTATGCTTGACAAGCTGAATCTTGTAAAAAGTTGCGAAGGAACTTTTTACAAATATGCGCTTGTATTTGGCAATGAAGTTGCCGGCGTTCAACAGTCTGTGGTAGATATGAGTGATGCCGTCATTGAGATTCCTCAATGCGGCACCAAACATTCAATCAACGTTTCCGTCTCCGTGGGAGTTGTTCTCTGGGAGTTTTTCCAAAGATTGCGGAAATAA
- a CDS encoding serine hydroxymethyltransferase — protein sequence MKQDLEISEYIKREENRQMRGVELIASENFVSPQVLAALGSVCTNKYAEGYPGHRYYGGCQEVDKIEQCAIDRLCKLFDAQYANVQPHSGAQANMAVMLACLKPGDTFMGLHLDMGGHLTHGSPVNISGKMFHAVPYGLTPDGYVDYDQMEKTALECKPKLIIGGASAYSREWEWERMRAIADKVGALLWVDMAHPAGLIAKGLLKNPVKYAHIVTSTTHKTLRGPRGGVILLGQDFENPWGEKTPKGEIKMMSAVLNSSVFPGIQGGPLEHCIAAKAVSFFEDLQPEFKDYVEQVKKNAKVMADEFMSRGYKVVSGGTDNHMMLIDLRTKFPDMTGKVVENTLVQADITVNKNMVPNDSRSPFQTSGLRVGTPAVTTRGLKENDIKEIVRLIDKVLCDISNPQVLEEVKHDVGQMMAGRPLYNW from the coding sequence ATGAAACAGGATTTAGAGATATCTGAGTACATTAAAAGAGAGGAAAACCGCCAGATGCGTGGCGTTGAGTTAATTGCCTCTGAGAACTTTGTGAGCCCGCAAGTCCTTGCTGCGTTGGGTTCTGTATGCACCAACAAGTATGCGGAAGGTTATCCGGGTCACAGATATTATGGCGGATGCCAGGAGGTTGACAAGATTGAGCAGTGCGCTATTGACAGACTTTGCAAACTGTTTGACGCGCAGTATGCTAATGTTCAGCCACATTCAGGAGCACAAGCTAATATGGCAGTTATGCTGGCTTGCTTAAAGCCGGGTGATACTTTCATGGGATTGCATTTGGATATGGGCGGTCACTTGACGCACGGTTCTCCCGTAAACATCTCAGGTAAAATGTTTCATGCTGTTCCTTACGGTCTTACTCCCGATGGTTATGTAGATTATGACCAGATGGAGAAGACAGCTTTGGAGTGCAAGCCAAAACTTATAATTGGCGGCGCATCAGCATATTCCAGAGAGTGGGAGTGGGAGAGAATGAGAGCTATCGCTGATAAAGTTGGTGCTCTTCTTTGGGTTGATATGGCTCATCCTGCAGGACTAATTGCAAAGGGTCTTTTGAAGAACCCTGTAAAATATGCTCACATAGTAACTTCCACAACCCACAAGACCTTGAGAGGCCCGCGCGGTGGTGTGATTTTGCTTGGTCAGGATTTTGAAAATCCTTGGGGAGAGAAAACTCCAAAGGGTGAAATTAAGATGATGTCTGCAGTTCTTAACTCTTCCGTATTCCCTGGTATTCAGGGCGGTCCGCTAGAGCACTGCATTGCAGCAAAAGCAGTTTCATTCTTTGAGGATTTGCAGCCGGAGTTTAAAGATTATGTTGAGCAGGTTAAGAAGAATGCAAAGGTAATGGCGGATGAATTTATGAGCCGCGGTTACAAAGTTGTCAGCGGCGGAACAGATAACCACATGATGCTGATAGATTTGCGCACCAAGTTCCCTGATATGACCGGTAAGGTTGTAGAAAACACTTTGGTTCAGGCGGATATCACGGTTAACAAGAACATGGTTCCTAATGATTCACGCTCTCCGTTCCAGACTTCAGGTTTAAGAGTAGGTACTCCTGCCGTAACAACCAGAGGTTTGAAAGAGAATGATATTAAGGAGATTGTAAGGCTTATAGATAAAGTTTTGTGCGACATCAGCAACCCTCAGGTTTTGGAGGAAGTCAAGCACGATGTTGGGCAAATGATGGCGGGACGCCCTCTATACAACTGGTAG
- the pnp gene encoding polyribonucleotide nucleotidyltransferase — MNIITKTIQLSDGRTIEIETGKVAKQADGAVVVKMGGTMLLATVTCAKDAEEDVDFLPLQVDYKEKFAAAGRFPGGFMKREGKASDYEILIARLVDRALRPLFPEDFHAAVFVNVMLISADKDTQPDALAGLAAAGALAVSDIPFQGPISEVRVARKNGQYCINPAFSEMTDTDLDIMVAATSENIMMVEGEMNEVSEDVMLGAIKFAHEEIKKQCAVLKELTVAVGKETKRTYCHETNDEAVKEACHKFCYDKCYEIASAAMMKHQRDDALDALKEQFMETIPEEEREDKTVMVNRYFAAVEKEAMRALILNERKRMDGRGTKDVRPIWCEVDCLPCAHGSAIFTRGETQALATVTLGTKLDMKSKDEVLIQGSDAFVLHYNFPPFATGEAKAQRGVGRREIGHGNLAMRALKPMVPTGEENPYAVRVVSDILESNGSSSMATVCAGCLALMDAGIQLKKPVAGCAMGLIADSKTGKYAILSDILGDEDHLGDMDFKVAGTKDGITATQMDIKCDGLSEEIMAEALAQAHEARMHIMGEMMKTLPAPRPDLKPYAPRIVQLRIPGEFIGAVIGTGGKVIQEIQKVTGTTVTVTEEKQPDGTTVGAVDIFGENKEGMDKALAWVKGITTVPEVGTTYHGKVVSILEFGAFVEILPGKEGLLHISEIAWGKTEKVEDVLKVGDEVDVKLLEIDEKSGKMRLSMRALQPKPEGYVEPVRRPRPEGGRGGFGGHDRRDDRRGGDDRRGGSRGGYGHDRRDGDRRDSRDGDRRDSRDGDRGPRRDFHRDDRHDDHAPESHTDNAPTE; from the coding sequence ATGAATATAATTACAAAAACCATCCAGCTGAGTGATGGCAGAACAATTGAAATTGAGACCGGTAAAGTAGCCAAACAGGCTGACGGCGCAGTGGTTGTGAAGATGGGGGGCACGATGCTCCTGGCCACTGTTACATGCGCAAAAGACGCAGAAGAGGATGTTGATTTCTTACCTCTTCAGGTAGACTACAAAGAAAAATTCGCGGCAGCAGGAAGATTCCCCGGCGGATTTATGAAAAGAGAGGGGAAAGCTTCAGATTATGAAATTTTAATTGCCCGTCTGGTAGACAGGGCTTTAAGACCTTTGTTCCCGGAGGATTTCCACGCAGCAGTTTTTGTTAACGTGATGCTAATTTCCGCAGACAAAGATACACAGCCGGATGCGCTTGCAGGACTTGCAGCAGCCGGTGCTCTTGCAGTAAGTGATATTCCTTTCCAGGGACCTATCTCTGAGGTTAGAGTTGCACGTAAAAACGGGCAGTACTGTATCAACCCTGCATTCTCAGAAATGACTGATACAGACCTTGATATAATGGTGGCCGCTACATCTGAAAACATAATGATGGTAGAGGGTGAGATGAATGAGGTTAGTGAAGACGTTATGCTGGGCGCAATCAAATTTGCTCATGAGGAGATTAAAAAGCAATGCGCAGTACTTAAAGAATTAACTGTCGCAGTAGGTAAAGAGACAAAGAGAACCTATTGCCATGAGACTAATGATGAGGCAGTTAAAGAGGCATGCCATAAATTCTGCTATGACAAGTGCTATGAAATAGCAAGCGCGGCAATGATGAAGCATCAGAGAGATGATGCGTTAGATGCTCTAAAAGAGCAGTTTATGGAGACTATTCCGGAAGAGGAGAGAGAAGATAAGACCGTAATGGTCAACAGATATTTTGCAGCAGTTGAGAAAGAGGCAATGCGCGCCCTGATTCTTAATGAGAGAAAAAGAATGGACGGCAGAGGAACAAAAGACGTTCGCCCAATTTGGTGCGAGGTTGATTGCCTTCCTTGCGCTCACGGCTCTGCAATCTTTACAAGAGGTGAGACTCAGGCACTTGCAACTGTTACCCTTGGAACAAAACTAGACATGAAATCTAAAGATGAGGTTTTGATTCAGGGCAGCGATGCATTTGTTTTGCATTACAATTTCCCTCCGTTTGCAACGGGCGAGGCTAAGGCTCAGCGCGGCGTAGGCAGAAGAGAGATTGGTCACGGCAACCTGGCTATGAGGGCTTTAAAGCCTATGGTCCCGACAGGTGAAGAAAATCCTTATGCAGTCAGAGTTGTTTCAGATATTTTGGAGAGCAACGGAAGCTCCTCAATGGCAACTGTTTGCGCAGGATGTCTTGCATTGATGGATGCCGGAATTCAACTTAAGAAACCTGTTGCAGGTTGTGCAATGGGTCTTATAGCGGATTCAAAGACAGGTAAATACGCAATCCTTTCTGATATACTTGGAGATGAGGACCATCTTGGAGATATGGACTTTAAAGTTGCAGGTACCAAGGATGGTATCACAGCAACTCAAATGGATATTAAGTGTGACGGTCTTTCAGAAGAGATTATGGCTGAGGCACTTGCACAGGCACATGAAGCCCGCATGCACATCATGGGAGAGATGATGAAGACTCTTCCTGCACCGCGTCCGGACTTGAAGCCTTATGCACCTCGCATTGTACAGTTGAGAATTCCTGGAGAGTTTATTGGTGCCGTTATTGGAACAGGCGGAAAAGTTATTCAGGAGATTCAGAAAGTTACCGGTACAACTGTCACAGTTACAGAAGAAAAGCAGCCGGACGGAACAACAGTTGGAGCAGTTGATATCTTTGGAGAGAATAAAGAGGGTATGGATAAGGCACTTGCATGGGTTAAGGGTATTACCACAGTTCCTGAGGTTGGTACAACTTATCACGGCAAAGTAGTTTCCATTCTTGAGTTTGGAGCATTTGTAGAAATTCTTCCGGGCAAAGAGGGACTTCTTCACATCTCTGAAATTGCATGGGGCAAGACAGAGAAGGTAGAGGACGTTCTAAAGGTTGGAGATGAAGTTGACGTCAAGCTTCTGGAGATTGATGAGAAGAGCGGCAAGATGCGCTTGTCAATGAGAGCATTACAGCCAAAACCGGAGGGCTATGTAGAGCCGGTTCGCAGACCTCGTCCGGAGGGTGGCCGTGGTGGTTTTGGAGGTCACGACAGACGTGATGACCGCAGAGGCGGCGATGACAGACGCGGCGGTTCCCGTGGAGGTTATGGTCATGACAGACGTGACGGTGACCGCAGAGATTCCCGTGACGGTGACCGCAGAGATTCCCGTGACGGTGACCGTGGTCCCCGCAGAGATTTCCATCGCGATGACCGCCATGATGATCACGCACCTGAAAGCCACACAGATAATGCTCCAACGGAGTAA